One Spirochaetota bacterium DNA window includes the following coding sequences:
- a CDS encoding inorganic pyrophosphatase Ppa, with product MEERTYIQNLLESSGKFDIQQHQGLNFKKTHMSFTGTPRKHPTDKTKVVLVAEPFGSRSVMYEFSLSSIAYIEEVETITDSAGKSAFVMRLWVRKGEIANKIEPFLV from the coding sequence ATGGAAGAGAGGACATACATTCAGAATCTGCTGGAATCTTCCGGCAAATTCGACATACAACAGCACCAGGGTCTTAATTTCAAGAAGACCCACATGTCCTTTACCGGTACGCCTCGAAAGCACCCGACCGACAAGACGAAGGTGGTGCTGGTGGCAGAGCCGTTCGGATCACGTTCGGTAATGTACGAGTTTTCACTCTCGTCGATCGCGTACATCGAGGAAGTGGAGACCATTACCGACTCCGCCGGGAAAAGCGCCTTCGTCATGCGACTCTGGGTAAGGAAGGGTGAAATTGCGAATAAAATCGAGCCCTTTCTGGTCTGA